Proteins encoded in a region of the Salvelinus fontinalis isolate EN_2023a chromosome 17, ASM2944872v1, whole genome shotgun sequence genome:
- the LOC129813889 gene encoding caspase-7-like, giving the protein MDLKKLLEGTLDDLDCKDLKSFKWHLKNLTEARDGFPNISNNKLPVTADRQDIVDVMVTRYESPEEARKVAVIVLRKMNNNNLARKLEDSVPQFTTAVPVQDHDGSMSRLPPKKKTPAELEKEGFYSMASESRGVCVIINNVDFGTKKRKGSDIDAEALAKVFSWLKFRVVMCKDKTAVEIPVVLKVFSELKQLSDLQQCGVKEWVSGQFTDLKDLPKHSDAFVCCLLSHGEKEGVCGTDGTVVPTIDILSPFNGTNCSILVEKPKLFFIQACRGKDVQGGVPVNKKPKVEGTDRELDTDNGQVQDYTLPLYSDYLVFMANVEQYVSIRNVNTGSWFIQSLCGQLGKGCTGEKDIHAIITLVNAEVSKMDGKLPVKDNDGKHIGYEKVKQSPDSRNTLTKTLIFPAETTYTS; this is encoded by the exons ATGGATTTGAAAAAGCTGCTGGAAGGCACTCTAGACGATCTGGACTGTAAAGATCTGAAGAGTTTTAAGTGGCACCTAAAAAATCTGACAGAGGCTAGGGATGGCTTTCCTAATATCTCAAACAACAAGCTGCCAGTGACCGCTGACCGTCAGGACATTGTGGATGTGATGGTCACAAGATATGAAAGCCCTGAAGAAGCCCGGAAGGTCGCAGTGATCGTTTTACGCAAAATGAATAATAACAATCTTGCCAGGAAGTTGGAGGATAGTGTACCGCAGTTCACTACAG CTGTTCCTGTCCAGGATCACGATGGCTCCATGTCAAGGCTGCCTCCCAAGAAGAAGACACCCGCAGAGTTGGAAAAG GAGGGTTTTTATAGCATGGCCAGCGAGTCCAGAGGTGTCTGTGTGATCATCAACAATGTGGACTTTGGGACTAAAAAGAGAAAGGGATCAGACATTGATGCTG AGGCGCTAGCAAAAGTGTTCAGCTGGCTGAAGTTCAGGGTGGTGATGTGCAAGGACAAGACTGCAGTGGAGATTCCCGTTGTGCTGAAGGTCTTCTCTGAGCTGAAGCAGTTATCTGACCTGCAACAGTGCGGTGTGAAGGAGTGGGTCAGCGGTCAGTTCACTGATCTAAAGGATCTTCCGAAACATAGTGACGCCTTCGTCTGCTGCCTTCTGAGTCACGGAGAAAAGGAGGGCGTCTGTGGCACAGATGGAACAGTCGTCCCCACCATTGATATCCTCTCACCTTTCAACGGCACAAACTGTAGCATCCTTGTTGAAAAGCCCAAACTGTTCTTCATCCAAGCCTGTCGAGGGAAAGACGTGCAGGGGGGTGTGCCGGTGAACAAGAAGCCTAAAGTTGAAGGGACGGACAGGGAACTGGACACAGACAACGGCCAAGTCCAAGACTACACACTTCCACTATACTCCGACTACCTGGTTTTCATGGCCAACGTAGAGCAGTATGTCTCTATCAGGAACGTGAACACGGGGTCCTGGTTCATCCAGTCTCTGTGTGGCCAGCTGGGAAAAGGCTGCACCGG agagaaagacatccATGCGATCATCACCCTGGTCAATGCTGAAGTGAGCAAGATGGACGGCAAACTTCCTGTTAAGGATAATGATGGGAAACATATTGGCTATGAGAAGGTTAAGCAATCACCAGATTCCAGAAACACCCTGACCAAGACACTCATCTTTCCTGCTGAGACCACTTATACTTCATAA